A genome region from Triticum aestivum cultivar Chinese Spring chromosome 2B, IWGSC CS RefSeq v2.1, whole genome shotgun sequence includes the following:
- the LOC123044659 gene encoding glutamate receptor 3.4 isoform X2, which produces MSAVASIISQYQWREVIAIYVDDDYGRGGITALGDALAKKMSKIAYKAKLPPGAGRTAIQDMLMQVNEMESRVYVVHVNPDSGMTVFSAAKSLGMMSSGYVWIATDWLSSVIDSSGHVDSDATENTQGVITLRQHVADSGIQQSLLPKLNNLTRKENRSSFSSYTAHAYDSVWLVAHAVEQFLSAGNAISFSVNQNLQAIKGSSLQLDSLRVLNNGDKLLEKVLQANFTGVSGQVQFTLDRNLIHPAYDILNIGGTGFRTIGYWSNFSGLSVAAPENLHSVPLNSTTNDIQLHDVIWPGQTAEKPRGWVFPYHGKLLRIGVPLRTSYNEFVMQDDGPDGVKGFSVDVFKSAISLLPYPVGCTFVLFGDGLKNPSYSDLVQKVSENYFDAAIGDISIVTNRTRLVDFTQPYTESGLIIVAPARETESNAWAFLKPFTFQMWCVLGLLFLFVGTVVWILEHRTNTEFRGTPRQQIMTVCWFSFSTMFFAHRENTSSALGRFVLLVWLFVVLIINSSYTASLTSLLTVQELSSGVKGLDSLISSSSAIGYQVGSFARNYLVEELNIADSRLVPLNSPSDYARALELGSGNGGVAAIIDELPYVEIFLSKYCKFKTVGQVFTKSGWGFAFPRDSPLADDLSTAILTLSENGDLQRIHDEWLSGMKGCESDDSGMSSNSLSLSSFWGLFVVCGLACVIALLIFFWRILFQYSKYNNQVELEAAIVNRPARLTSIKSLISFVDKREEEVKNALKKKPNGSQQARIGITEEPSTLPL; this is translated from the exons ATGTCTGCTGTAGCTAGTATCATCAGTCAATATCAATGGAGAGAGGTCATCGCCATCTATGTTGATGATGACTATGGTAGAGGCGGCATCACAGCACTAGGTGATGCCCTTGcaaaaaagatgtccaagatagcctACAAAGCAAAATTGCCACCTGGTGCTGGAAGGACTGCAATCCAGGATATGCTGATGCAAGTGAATGAAATGGAGTCCCGCGTCTATGTTGTCCATGTGAACCCTGACTCTGGGATGACAGTTTTCTCTGCCGCAAAATCTTTAGGGATGATGAGTAGCGGCTATGTATGGATAGCAACAGACTGGCTTTCTTCAGTGATAGATTCATCTGGGCATGTTGATTCTGATGCGACAGAAAACACTCAGGGGGTTATTACGCTTCGGCAACATGTTGCTGACTCTGGCATTCAGCAGTCCTTGCTGCCCAAACTGAACAATCTGACTAGGAAAGAAAACCGTTCGAGCTTCAGTTCTTACACTGCACATGCTTATGACTCCGTATGGTTAGTTGCTCATGCAGTTGAGCAGTTCCTGAGTGCAGGGAATGCAATATCTTTTTCTGTAAACCAAAATTTGCAAGCTATAAAAGGAAGTAGCCTTCAGTTAGATTCTCTCAGAGTTCTCAACAATGGAGATAAATTACTGGAGAAAGTGTTGCAGGCAAATTTCACAGGGGTTTCAGGCCAAGTACAATTTACTTTGGACAGGAATTTGATCCATCCAGCTTATGACATCCTGAATATCGGTGGTACAGGTTTCAGAACCATTGGGTATTGGTCAAATTTTTCTGGCCTCTCAGTTGCTGCTCCAGAAAACTTGCACTCAGTACCACTGAACTCTACAACCAATGATATACAGCTCCATGATGTTATCTGGCCTGGTCAGACTGCTGAGAAACCCCGTGGTTGGGTGTTTCCGTACCATGGGAAGCTTCTAAGGATTGGAGTGCCTCTGCGTACAAGCTACAATGAGTTTGTGATGCAAGATGATGGGCCTGATGGGGTGAAGGGGTTTTCAGTTGATGTTTTCAAATCTGCAATAAGCTTGTTGCCTTACCCCGTGGGATGCACTTTTGTTTTATTTGGAGATGGACTGAAAAATCCGAGCTACAGTGACCTTGTACAGAAGGTGTCCGAAAAT TACTTTGATGCTGCCATAGGGGACATCTCTATTGTGACAAATAGAACAAGACTTGTTGATTTTACCCAGCCATATACAGAATCAGGTCTCATTATTGTAGCTCCAGCAAGGGAGACTGAATCAAACGCTTGGGCTTTTCTGAAACCATTCACCTTTCAGATGTGGTGTGTTCTAGGTTTGCTCTTCCTCTTTGTGGGTACAGTTGTTTGGATCCTGGAACACCGCACTAATACTGAGTTCCGCGGAACCCCAAGGCAACAAATTATGACAGTATGCTG GTTTAGCTTTTCAACCATGTTTTTCGCACACA GAGAGAACACTTCTAGCGCACTTGGCAGATTTGTGCTCCTTGTGTGGCTCTTTGTTGTGCTCATTATTAACTCAAGCTACACAGCAAGCTTGACATCACTTCTCACAGTCCAAGAGCTATCATCAGGGGTAAAAGGTCTTGATAGCTTGATCTCTAGTTCAAGTGCAATTGGTTATCAAGTTGGATCGTTTGCCAGAAATTATCTTGTGGAGGAGCTCAATATCGCCGATTCCCGTCTGGTGCCACTAAACAGCCCATCTGATTATGCAAGAGCACTAGAGCTAGGGTCAGGAAATGGTGGTGTTGCAGCAATAATCGATGAGCTACCATACGTTGAGATCTTCCTGTCAAAATACTGTAAATTCAAGACGGTTGGTCAGGTTTTCACAAAAAGCGGATGGGGATTT GCCTTTCCAAGAGATTCCCCTCTTGCGGACGACTTGTCGACAGCAATCCTGACACTATCAGAGAACGGCGACCTCCAAAGGATCCATGATGAATGGTTAAGTGGGATGAAAGGATGTGAGTCAGATGATAGTGGGATGAGCTCAAACTCCTTGAGCCTATCAAGCTTCTGGGGCCTCTTTGTCGTGTGTGGCCTTGCATGTGTCATTGCTCTCCTGATTTTCTTCTGGCGAATATTGTTTCAGTACAGCAAGTATAATAACCAGGTTGAGCTTGAAGCGGCAATCGTGAACCGGCCAGCAAGGCTAACCAGCATCAAATCGCTAATCTCTTTTGTTGACAAGAGGGAGGAGGAGGTGAAGAATGCTCTCAAGAAAAAGCCTAATGGCTCTCAGCAGGCAAGAATCGGCATTACAGAAGAACCATCTACACTGCCGCTGTAA
- the LOC123044659 gene encoding glutamate receptor 3.4 isoform X1 produces the protein MGSAHLAAILLCVCIIAGGAIADSQNGTNGVPRPAEVRIGALFTFDSVIGRAVKPAIELAVADVNADPTVLPGTKLSLLMQDTNCSGFVGTIEALQLLAKDVIAVLGPQSSAIAHIISHAVNKLQVPLISFAASDPTLSSLEYPYFVRATQSDYYQMSAVASIISQYQWREVIAIYVDDDYGRGGITALGDALAKKMSKIAYKAKLPPGAGRTAIQDMLMQVNEMESRVYVVHVNPDSGMTVFSAAKSLGMMSSGYVWIATDWLSSVIDSSGHVDSDATENTQGVITLRQHVADSGIQQSLLPKLNNLTRKENRSSFSSYTAHAYDSVWLVAHAVEQFLSAGNAISFSVNQNLQAIKGSSLQLDSLRVLNNGDKLLEKVLQANFTGVSGQVQFTLDRNLIHPAYDILNIGGTGFRTIGYWSNFSGLSVAAPENLHSVPLNSTTNDIQLHDVIWPGQTAEKPRGWVFPYHGKLLRIGVPLRTSYNEFVMQDDGPDGVKGFSVDVFKSAISLLPYPVGCTFVLFGDGLKNPSYSDLVQKVSENYFDAAIGDISIVTNRTRLVDFTQPYTESGLIIVAPARETESNAWAFLKPFTFQMWCVLGLLFLFVGTVVWILEHRTNTEFRGTPRQQIMTVCWFSFSTMFFAHRENTSSALGRFVLLVWLFVVLIINSSYTASLTSLLTVQELSSGVKGLDSLISSSSAIGYQVGSFARNYLVEELNIADSRLVPLNSPSDYARALELGSGNGGVAAIIDELPYVEIFLSKYCKFKTVGQVFTKSGWGFAFPRDSPLADDLSTAILTLSENGDLQRIHDEWLSGMKGCESDDSGMSSNSLSLSSFWGLFVVCGLACVIALLIFFWRILFQYSKYNNQVELEAAIVNRPARLTSIKSLISFVDKREEEVKNALKKKPNGSQQARIGITEEPSTLPL, from the exons ATGGGCTCTGCTCACCTTGCTGCCATACTGCTCTGTGTCTGCATTATTGCCGGTGGTGCCATAGCAGACAGCCAGAATGGCACCAACGGCGTCCCGAGGCCGGCTGAGGTGCGCATCGGTGCGCTCTTCACATTTGATTCGGTCATCGGGAGGGCAGTGAAGCCGGCTATCGAGCTCGCTGTTGCGGATGTCAATGCTGATCCAACCGTACTCCCCGGGACAAAACTGAGTCTTCTTATGCAGGACACCAATTGCAGTGGCTTTGTTGGAACTATTGAAG CATTGCAGCTTCTGGCCAAGGATGTCATCGCTGTATTAGGTCCACAATCATCCGCAATTGCTCATATCATTTCTCATGCCGTTAACAAACTCCAAGTCCCACTTATCTCTTTCGCAGCCTCCGATCCTACCCTTTCTTCCCTTGAATACCCTTACTTTGTGAGGGCTACACAAAGTGATTACTACCAAATGTCTGCTGTAGCTAGTATCATCAGTCAATATCAATGGAGAGAGGTCATCGCCATCTATGTTGATGATGACTATGGTAGAGGCGGCATCACAGCACTAGGTGATGCCCTTGcaaaaaagatgtccaagatagcctACAAAGCAAAATTGCCACCTGGTGCTGGAAGGACTGCAATCCAGGATATGCTGATGCAAGTGAATGAAATGGAGTCCCGCGTCTATGTTGTCCATGTGAACCCTGACTCTGGGATGACAGTTTTCTCTGCCGCAAAATCTTTAGGGATGATGAGTAGCGGCTATGTATGGATAGCAACAGACTGGCTTTCTTCAGTGATAGATTCATCTGGGCATGTTGATTCTGATGCGACAGAAAACACTCAGGGGGTTATTACGCTTCGGCAACATGTTGCTGACTCTGGCATTCAGCAGTCCTTGCTGCCCAAACTGAACAATCTGACTAGGAAAGAAAACCGTTCGAGCTTCAGTTCTTACACTGCACATGCTTATGACTCCGTATGGTTAGTTGCTCATGCAGTTGAGCAGTTCCTGAGTGCAGGGAATGCAATATCTTTTTCTGTAAACCAAAATTTGCAAGCTATAAAAGGAAGTAGCCTTCAGTTAGATTCTCTCAGAGTTCTCAACAATGGAGATAAATTACTGGAGAAAGTGTTGCAGGCAAATTTCACAGGGGTTTCAGGCCAAGTACAATTTACTTTGGACAGGAATTTGATCCATCCAGCTTATGACATCCTGAATATCGGTGGTACAGGTTTCAGAACCATTGGGTATTGGTCAAATTTTTCTGGCCTCTCAGTTGCTGCTCCAGAAAACTTGCACTCAGTACCACTGAACTCTACAACCAATGATATACAGCTCCATGATGTTATCTGGCCTGGTCAGACTGCTGAGAAACCCCGTGGTTGGGTGTTTCCGTACCATGGGAAGCTTCTAAGGATTGGAGTGCCTCTGCGTACAAGCTACAATGAGTTTGTGATGCAAGATGATGGGCCTGATGGGGTGAAGGGGTTTTCAGTTGATGTTTTCAAATCTGCAATAAGCTTGTTGCCTTACCCCGTGGGATGCACTTTTGTTTTATTTGGAGATGGACTGAAAAATCCGAGCTACAGTGACCTTGTACAGAAGGTGTCCGAAAAT TACTTTGATGCTGCCATAGGGGACATCTCTATTGTGACAAATAGAACAAGACTTGTTGATTTTACCCAGCCATATACAGAATCAGGTCTCATTATTGTAGCTCCAGCAAGGGAGACTGAATCAAACGCTTGGGCTTTTCTGAAACCATTCACCTTTCAGATGTGGTGTGTTCTAGGTTTGCTCTTCCTCTTTGTGGGTACAGTTGTTTGGATCCTGGAACACCGCACTAATACTGAGTTCCGCGGAACCCCAAGGCAACAAATTATGACAGTATGCTG GTTTAGCTTTTCAACCATGTTTTTCGCACACA GAGAGAACACTTCTAGCGCACTTGGCAGATTTGTGCTCCTTGTGTGGCTCTTTGTTGTGCTCATTATTAACTCAAGCTACACAGCAAGCTTGACATCACTTCTCACAGTCCAAGAGCTATCATCAGGGGTAAAAGGTCTTGATAGCTTGATCTCTAGTTCAAGTGCAATTGGTTATCAAGTTGGATCGTTTGCCAGAAATTATCTTGTGGAGGAGCTCAATATCGCCGATTCCCGTCTGGTGCCACTAAACAGCCCATCTGATTATGCAAGAGCACTAGAGCTAGGGTCAGGAAATGGTGGTGTTGCAGCAATAATCGATGAGCTACCATACGTTGAGATCTTCCTGTCAAAATACTGTAAATTCAAGACGGTTGGTCAGGTTTTCACAAAAAGCGGATGGGGATTT GCCTTTCCAAGAGATTCCCCTCTTGCGGACGACTTGTCGACAGCAATCCTGACACTATCAGAGAACGGCGACCTCCAAAGGATCCATGATGAATGGTTAAGTGGGATGAAAGGATGTGAGTCAGATGATAGTGGGATGAGCTCAAACTCCTTGAGCCTATCAAGCTTCTGGGGCCTCTTTGTCGTGTGTGGCCTTGCATGTGTCATTGCTCTCCTGATTTTCTTCTGGCGAATATTGTTTCAGTACAGCAAGTATAATAACCAGGTTGAGCTTGAAGCGGCAATCGTGAACCGGCCAGCAAGGCTAACCAGCATCAAATCGCTAATCTCTTTTGTTGACAAGAGGGAGGAGGAGGTGAAGAATGCTCTCAAGAAAAAGCCTAATGGCTCTCAGCAGGCAAGAATCGGCATTACAGAAGAACCATCTACACTGCCGCTGTAA